The following coding sequences are from one Lycium ferocissimum isolate CSIRO_LF1 chromosome 3, AGI_CSIRO_Lferr_CH_V1, whole genome shotgun sequence window:
- the LOC132048863 gene encoding uncharacterized protein LOC132048863: MKPSVFYGTESEDAYEFIIDCHERLHKMGAVDKYGIEFLLPIEEERIRHFVKGLNTGLQLSVLQLVATGASFQEIVEYVRVVEGIRQEGYAKQAEKKARKRGNFSNSFSRGQSSQVYSGRPIQSAMQGAEYQGSRAPFAPDKGGKNSVQVTEGRSHLYAFPGRPEAEASEKEVPFQWSDECEESFQKFMTLLMIAHILELPVEGKNSVVYCYASRSGLGAVLMQEKKVIAYASRKLKVHENNYPTHDLELAAVVFALKIWRHYLYGVHCEVYTNHLSLQHVFT; encoded by the exons atgaagcctTCAGTTTTCTATGGTACTGAGTCAGAGGATGCGTACGAGTTCATTATAgattgtcatgagaggctccataagatgggagCAGTGGACAAGTATGGCATTGAGTTT TTGCTGCCTATTGAGGAGGAGAGGATTAGACATTTTGTGAAAGGATTGAACACTGGACTTCAGCTATCAGttcttcagcttgtagccactggGGCTTCATTCCAGGAGATAGTGGAGTATGTCCGTGTTGTTGAGGGGATTAGACAGGAGGGTTATGCAAAGCAGGcagagaagaaggcccgaaaGCGTGGAAATTTCAGCAACTCCTTCTCTAGGGGTCAGAGTTCTCAAGTGTATTCAGGGCGTCCGATTCAGTCCGCTATGCAG GGGGCTGAGTATCAAGGTTCCCGAGCTCCATTTGCACCAGATAAGGGAGGCAAGAATAGTGTACAG GTTACAGAAGGGCGCAGTCACTTGTATGCTTTCCCAGGAAGACCAGAGGCTGAGGCCTCCGAG AAAGAGGTACCgttccagtggtccgatgagtgtgaggagagctttcaaaagttCATGACCTTATTGATGATAGCTCATATTCTAGAAttgcccgtggagggcaagAATTCTGTTGTTTATTGTTATGCTTCACGCTCTGGATTAggtgctgttttgatgcaggaaaagaaggtaaTTGCTTACGCTTCTAGAAAGTTGAAAGTGCATGAGAataactatcctactcatgacttagaattggcAGCAGTGGTGTTTGCGCTGAAaatctggaggcactacttgtatggtgtccattgtgaggtgtacactAATCATCTCAGCTTGCAGCATGTATTCACTTAG